In Gemmata obscuriglobus, a single genomic region encodes these proteins:
- a CDS encoding WD40 repeat domain-containing protein — MLRVRVALFLFGLISVLPPVAAQPAPVRAHTALVHAVTVSPDGKTLATAGFDNVVKLWGVGPDGTLTERKVALTGHVGPVYAVAFHPTDTKLVATASQDKTAKIWDLTDGKSKVELKGHTDIVDAVAFSPDGKTLATAGADKTVRLWNPTDGKELKNLGAHDGSVYSLAFSPDGKLLASAGAGKDNLVKVWDVKGQKEFTQLKGHEQPVTAVTFAGNDVIVTASMDRTIRTWSTKDVAEPKKDVPEPKKDTKELKKDGKDKKDTKEPKDAKEPKEVKEYKDPKELKKFGPTADDPYAIAWSEKTKTLAVCGYSGQITLWGLNSDKPTLTKAIKSPGYCIAFTADGTGVFTGHDNGTVAFTPTGK; from the coding sequence ATGCTCCGCGTTCGCGTCGCACTATTTCTTTTCGGACTCATCAGCGTTCTGCCGCCCGTCGCGGCACAGCCGGCGCCTGTGAGAGCACACACCGCACTCGTCCACGCCGTCACGGTGTCGCCCGATGGCAAGACGCTCGCCACCGCCGGGTTCGACAACGTCGTCAAGCTCTGGGGCGTTGGCCCCGACGGCACGCTGACGGAACGCAAGGTTGCGCTCACCGGGCACGTCGGGCCAGTGTACGCCGTCGCTTTTCACCCCACCGACACCAAACTCGTTGCAACCGCCAGCCAGGACAAGACCGCCAAGATCTGGGACCTCACCGACGGAAAGTCCAAGGTCGAGTTAAAGGGGCACACCGACATCGTGGACGCTGTCGCGTTCAGCCCGGACGGCAAGACCCTCGCCACGGCCGGTGCGGACAAGACCGTCCGGCTGTGGAACCCGACCGACGGCAAGGAACTCAAGAACCTCGGCGCCCACGACGGCTCGGTGTACAGCCTCGCGTTCAGCCCGGATGGAAAGCTGCTCGCGTCTGCCGGGGCCGGGAAAGATAACCTCGTAAAGGTGTGGGACGTCAAAGGGCAGAAGGAGTTCACGCAACTAAAGGGGCACGAGCAACCGGTCACCGCGGTCACGTTCGCAGGTAACGACGTGATCGTCACCGCGTCGATGGACCGCACCATCCGGACCTGGAGCACGAAAGACGTTGCGGAACCGAAGAAGGATGTGCCTGAACCCAAGAAAGACACCAAGGAGCTGAAGAAAGACGGAAAGGACAAGAAAGATACCAAGGAGCCGAAGGACGCCAAGGAGCCGAAAGAAGTGAAGGAGTACAAGGACCCGAAAGAGCTGAAGAAGTTCGGGCCGACCGCAGACGACCCCTACGCCATTGCATGGTCGGAGAAGACGAAGACGCTGGCGGTGTGCGGCTACTCGGGACAGATTACGCTGTGGGGACTCAATTCGGACAAGCCGACTCTGACGAAGGCGATCAAGTCGCCCGGGTACTGCATCGCGTTTACCGCAGACGGAACGGGAGTGTTCACCGGCCACGACAACGGAACCGTTGCGTTTACTCCCACCGGGAAATAG
- a CDS encoding RNA polymerase sigma factor yields the protein MLTNDQRERIGAWVTAVGPRAVAYARSLVRDPSRAEDVVQECFYRLLRRANEYDLERDGIKLLLKAISNLCINQATREKALLSLDSSTDPDDGPVTLSDPAALSPERIAQHRELQDAVRDGLQTLPPLQRAAVELRALGMSKDEIADALGVSATNAGVLVYRGRQLLARALEPHLRGEVPQENV from the coding sequence ATGCTGACCAACGACCAGCGCGAGCGGATCGGAGCGTGGGTAACCGCAGTCGGCCCCCGCGCGGTCGCGTACGCGCGGTCGCTCGTTCGCGACCCGTCGCGCGCGGAGGACGTGGTTCAAGAGTGCTTCTACCGCCTCCTGCGCCGGGCGAACGAATACGACCTTGAGCGCGACGGCATCAAGTTGTTACTCAAAGCGATATCCAACCTGTGCATCAACCAAGCGACGCGCGAAAAGGCTTTGCTGAGTCTGGATTCCTCAACCGACCCGGACGACGGACCGGTCACCCTCTCCGACCCGGCGGCACTCAGCCCCGAACGGATCGCCCAGCACCGCGAGCTTCAGGACGCCGTTCGGGACGGGCTCCAGACGCTTCCGCCGCTCCAGCGGGCCGCCGTCGAGTTGCGGGCGCTGGGGATGTCGAAGGACGAGATCGCCGACGCGCTGGGCGTGTCCGCGACCAACGCCGGTGTGCTCGTGTACCGCGGGCGCCAGTTGTTGGCCCGCGCGCTCGAGCCGCACCTCAGAGGTGAGGTTCCGCAGGAAAACGTGTAA
- a CDS encoding alpha/beta hydrolase family esterase: MFLRSAVMTFTLVGLVTGSFAAQPEGKADNGRLKSRTWKVGDVTREALVYAPAVTGTKRPLVFVFHGHGGKSELSARSFAIHKHWPEAVCVYPQGLPTAVPVLDPMGRLPGWQKFVGDQKDRDLEFFDAMLKSLVAEESIDEKRVYSTGHSNGGFFTYVLCAARHDKLAAAAPVAGAINPRDAMNMKPLPVLHVAGEKDKIVPFATQEKTMDQLRKLNKCDEKGKEAGRYCTQYTSTNGPPVVTFIHPGAHNVPAGAPERIVEFLKLQTRK; the protein is encoded by the coding sequence ATGTTTCTGCGCTCGGCTGTGATGACGTTCACCCTCGTCGGGTTGGTTACAGGTTCGTTTGCGGCCCAACCGGAGGGCAAAGCGGACAACGGCCGGCTCAAATCGCGAACGTGGAAGGTGGGCGACGTGACGCGCGAGGCGCTGGTGTACGCACCGGCGGTCACCGGCACGAAGCGGCCGTTGGTGTTCGTGTTCCACGGGCACGGCGGTAAGTCCGAACTTTCGGCCCGGTCGTTCGCCATTCACAAACACTGGCCCGAGGCGGTGTGTGTCTACCCGCAGGGGCTACCCACCGCTGTACCGGTACTCGATCCGATGGGCCGGTTGCCGGGCTGGCAGAAGTTCGTCGGTGATCAAAAGGACCGCGACCTGGAGTTCTTCGATGCCATGCTGAAGTCACTGGTGGCGGAGGAGAGCATCGACGAGAAGCGAGTGTACTCGACGGGGCACTCGAACGGCGGCTTTTTCACATACGTGCTGTGTGCGGCGCGGCACGACAAGTTGGCCGCCGCCGCGCCGGTTGCGGGTGCGATCAACCCGAGGGACGCGATGAACATGAAGCCGCTACCGGTACTGCACGTCGCGGGCGAGAAGGACAAGATCGTGCCGTTCGCGACGCAGGAAAAGACGATGGACCAACTCCGAAAGCTCAACAAGTGCGACGAGAAGGGCAAGGAGGCCGGTAGATACTGCACGCAGTACACCTCGACGAACGGGCCGCCGGTGGTGACGTTCATTCACCCCGGCGCGCACAACGTCCCCGCGGGCGCGCCCGAGCGGATCGTGGAGTTCCTGAAACTTCAAACGAGGAAGTGA
- a CDS encoding DUF2171 domain-containing protein, with protein sequence MSHTTDKLKDAGQRIADNVAHAADWVKEKTGVGPGRAEGSDAGVAGIRAHMDVIASCGKKIGVVDHLDGNVIKLTKDSFGDDQHHYVPTSMVDHVDRHVHLNKNSEEAAQWCSTDASTCGLVG encoded by the coding sequence ATGTCCCATACCACCGATAAGCTGAAAGACGCCGGCCAGCGCATCGCGGACAACGTCGCCCACGCGGCCGACTGGGTCAAGGAAAAGACGGGCGTCGGTCCGGGCCGCGCCGAAGGTTCCGACGCCGGGGTCGCGGGCATCCGCGCGCACATGGACGTGATCGCATCGTGCGGTAAGAAGATCGGCGTCGTCGATCACCTTGATGGCAACGTGATCAAGCTCACGAAAGACAGCTTCGGCGATGACCAGCACCATTACGTTCCCACGTCGATGGTCGACCACGTGGACCGGCACGTCCACCTGAACAAGAATTCGGAAGAGGCCGCGCAGTGGTGTTCCACGGACGCCTCGACCTGCGGGCTCGTAGGATAG